AACTCGATCACCCCTTCGCCGCCGACCGGATGCGGCGCGTCGGGCCGGTCCGGCTCCTGCTCCTCGGCGTCGAGCAGCTCGAACACCCGCTCGGCCGATGCGGTGCCGGACTGGATGACCGCGGCCATACCGCCGAGCTCGGAAAGCGGCTGGGTGAACTGCTGCGAGTACTGGATGAACGCCTGCACGTCGCCGAGGCGGAGCTGGCCGCTGGCGACCATCAGGCCGCCCAGCACGGCGATGCCGACGTAGGTCAGGTTCCCGATGAACATCATCCCCGGCATGATGATCCCGGAGAGGAACTGGGCGCGGAAGCCGGCCTGGTAGAGCTCCTCGTTCTCGGCGGCGAACTTCGCCCGCGAGTCGGCCTCCCGGCCGTACACCTTCATCAGGGCGTGCCCGGAGAAGGACTCCTCCACGCGGGCGTTCAGGCGACCGACCTTGCGCCACTGCGTCCCGAACGCCTTCTGCGACCGCGGGCCGATGACCCCGAAGATCACGGCCATCAGCGGCAGCGAGATGAGGGCGACGATCGCCAGCTGCCACGAGATGGAGAACATCATCACGAGCACACCGATGACGGTGAGCACGGACGTCACCACGGTGGACAGCGACTGCTGCATCGTCTGGGTGATGTTGTCGATGTCGTTGGTGACCCGGGAGATGAGCTCGCCGCGCTGCACCTTGTCGAAGTACGACAGCGGCAGCCGGTTGATCTTCGCCTCGACGGATTCCCGCAGACGCCACATCGTGCGCACCATGATCACGTTGATGACGAAGCCCTGGATCCAGGTGAGGAAGGCCGAGGCGATGTAGATCGCCAGGACCGACATCGTCACGACGCGCAGGCGATCGAAGTCGACCCCCTGCCCGATCTCGAAGCCGGGCATCGCGGCGACCATGTTGGCGAGGTCGGACTGACCGCCGGACTGCAGGGCCGCCACGACATCCGCCTGCGACGTGCCGGCCGGGAACTGCGAACCCAGTGCCGAGGAGACGACCCCTTCGAAGATCAGGTTCGTCGCCTCGCCGAGGACCCGGGGCGCGAGGACCGCCAGGACCACGCCCACCGCGCCGAGCAGCGAGACGATCGTGAAGGCCACCGCATGGGGCCTCAGCAGCCCCACCAGCCGGGCGAAGGACCGGCCGAAGTTGGCGGCCTTGCCCGGCGCGACGGAGTCCCAGTCGCCGGAGGACTGGCGGGCCTGTTCGGCCAGTTCGAGCTCGAGGCGCTCCTCCTCGGTCAGCGGGTCCGGAGTGCTCATGCCTCCACCCCCAGCTGCGATTCGACGATCTCCCGGTAGGTGGCGCTGGTCTCGAGCAGTTCGCGGTGGGTGCCGAGGCCGACCACGCGGCCGCCGTCGAGCACGACGATCCGGTCGGCGCCGGTGACCGTGGAGATCCGCTGCGCGACGACCACCTTCGTGACATCCGGCAACTCCCGCCACAGTGCCTGACGCAGGCGCGCATCGGTGGCGAGATCGAGAGCGGAGAAGGAGTCGTCGAAGATCAGCAGGTCGGGCTGGTGCACGATCGCCCGCGCGATCGCGAGACGCTGCCGCTGACCGCCCGACACATTCGTCCCGCCCTGGGCGATGCGCGCCCCGAGGCCGCCCTCCATCGCCTCCACGAAGTCGCGCCCCTGGGCGATCTCCAGTGCCGCCCACAGCTCCTCGTCCGTGGCGTCCTCCCGCCCGAAGCGGAGGTTCGAGGCCACGGTGCCGGTGAACAGGAAGGGGCGCTGCGGAACCAGCCCGATCCCCTTCCACAGGAGATCGAGATCGGCCTCGCGCACGTCGACACCGCCGACCCGCACGGTACCCGCGGTCGCATCGAACAGGCGCGGGATCAGCGAGACGAGCGTGGTCTTACCCGATCCGGTCGAGCCGACGATCGCGAGCGTCTCACCCGGCTCGGCGGCGAAGGTGATCCCGTGCAGGACCGGCGATTCCGCGCCCGGGTAGGTGAAGCCGACGCCGTCGAACTCGACCGCGCCGGGGCGGGGGAAGACGCGCACCGGCTCGGCGGGGCGCGTGAGGGTGGATTCGGAGGCGAGCACCTCGCCGATCCGCTCGGCCGACACGGCCGCACGCGGGATCATGATCGTCATGAAGCTCGCCATCAGCACGCCCATCAGGATCTGACCGACGTACTGCATGAACGCGAAGAGGGTTCCGATCTCGACCGTCCCCGCATCCACCTGGATGCCGCCGAACCAGATGACCCCGACGACCGTGACGTTGAGCACGAGCATGGCCAGCGGGAACAGGAGCACGAACAGCGAACCGACCTTGCGCCCGACGATCAGGATGTCCGTGTTCGCGCCGCGGAAGCGCTCCTCCTCGATGTGCTCGCGGACGAAGGCGCGCACGACCCGGACTCCGGTGAGCTGCTCCCGCATGATCCGGTTCACCGCGTCGAGTTTCGTCTGGAAGCGCCGGAACAGCGGCACCATCCGGCTGATGACGAGGCCGGCGATGACCAGGAGGGTCGGCACGGACACGCCGATCAGCCAGCTCAGCCCGACGTCCTGCTGCAGCGCCATCACGACACCGCCGATCGCGAGGAGCGGCGCGGTCACCAGCATGGTCGCGCCCATCATCGCGAGCATCTGCACCTGCTGGACGTCGTTGGTGTTGCGGGTGATCAGCGACCCCGGCCCGAACTGCGATACCTCGCGCTCGGAGAAGGCGCTGACCTTCTCGAAGACGTCGCGGCGGATGTCGCGGCCGGCCGCCATGGCCGCGCGGGCCGCGAAGTAGGTGGCGATGATCGACGCGGTGATCTGCCCGAGCGAGATGGCGAGCATGAAGGTGCCGGTGGACCAGATGTAGGCGGTGTCACCGCGGGCGACGCCCTGGTCGATGATGTCGGCGTTCAGGCGGGGCAGATAGAGCGCGGCCATGGCCGAGGTGAACTGGAATACGAGCACGCCCAGCAGCAGCCACCGGTACGTCGACAGGTAGCGGACCAGCAGTTTTCCGAGCATGCGTGCACTCCGGTGGGACGGTGACGCCGGAAGGAGGGGACCAGGCGGCCTCGAGGCATCGGAGACAGACTAGATCGCCGTTCCGACATCCGCACCGCCCCGACGCGGATCGCTCCCCTCGTCGGTGCATCGACCCGTGTCCCGGGCCGCGGAGTGGCCTCAGCGCGCCGAGTCGTCGTCGGATGCGAGCTCGCGGCGCGGTCGCCAGACGACCACGTCCGTCGCGCGGCGGACGCGCGTGCCCGAGCGGAGTGTGACGACGGAGCCGCTCGGCCCCGCGGCGAACACCCGTGCCCCCGGCCGGCGCGCGAGCTCCTCCTGCATCCGCGTCTCGAGCTCGTACACGCGGGCATGCAGATCGCGCACCCGGTTCTCCAGCTCGATGATGCGGGCGATCGCGGGCAGGCTCATACCGTCCGCGGAAAGGCGACCCACCTCGCGCAACTGCTCGACGTGGCGCACCGAGTACCGGCGCGACCCGCCCTTCGTCCGTGCCGGCACGACCAGCCCGAGCCGGTCGTACTGGCGGAGCGTCTGCGGGTGCATTCCGGCGAGGTCGGCGGCCGTCGCGATCGCGAAGACCGGGGTCTCCTCATCGATCTCGTCCTCGGACACGTCCACTCACCTCATCTGCTGTCTCTTCTGTGTCCGCGGACCGGCGCCGCGCCCGTCATGGGCGGCGCCGGCACCGCGGGCGGGTCAGACCCTGGCCTTGGCCATGAGATCGGCCCGGGGGTTCTCTTTCGGCTCGAGGGCCTGGAAGGCCTCCAGCGCCTCGCGCGCGGCGTCGTCGAGGTGAGTGGGAACGGCCACCTGCACCTCGGCGAGGAGATCGCCGGTGCCCTTCTGCGTCTTGATGCCGCGGCCCTTGACCCGCAGCACCCGGCCCGAGGGCGTCCCCGGCGCGACACGCAGCTTGACCGTGTCGCCGCCGAGCGTCGGGACCTCGATCGTGGCGCCGAGCACCGCTTCGGTGAAGGTCACCGGAACGGTCAGACGGATGTTCAGCCCGTCACGGACGAACACCGGATGCGGCCGCACCGACACCTGCACGACGATGTCGCCGTTCTCGCCGCCGTCGGGCGAGGGACGCCCGCGACCGCGCAGGCGGATCTTCTGCCCGTCGGCGACGCCCGCGGGGATCTTCACCTTGAACGGCTTGCCGTCCTCACCCTGCAGGCTGATGGTCTCCCCACCGGCCGCCGTGGCGAAGTCGAGCGTGGTGCGCGCCATGACGTCGGCACCACGGGTGGGGCCGCCGTATCCGCGGAATCCGCCCGAGGTCTGACCGAACCGGCCGGCTCCGAAACCGCCGGACGCACCACCCCGGTCGAACATCGTGAAGAAGTCGTCGAAGTCGCCCGCCTGGTCGAAGCGGGCTCCCCCGCCGCGGCCCTGCCCGAACCTCGAGAACACGTCCTCGAAGCCACCGGCACCCTGACCGCCCGCCGTGAAGCGCGCGCCGGAGCCCATCGCACGGATCTGGTCGTACTCCTCGCGCTGCTCCTTGTCGCTCAGCACGGCGTACGCCTCGCTGATCTCCTTGAACTTCGCCTCGGCGGCGCTGTCGCCCTGATTGGAGTCGGGGTGGTACTTGCGCGCCAGCTTGCGGTACGTCTTCTTGAGTTCCGCGTCGGAGACGTCCTTGGCGACACCGAGCGTGGCGTAGAAGTCCTTGTCGAACCAGTCCTGACTGGCCACGTGAGCCTCCTACTCCGCCGGAACGGCGACGACGACCTTCGCAGGACGCAGTTCGGTCGAGCCGAGGCGGTACCCGACCTCGACC
The sequence above is a segment of the Microbacterium caowuchunii genome. Coding sequences within it:
- a CDS encoding ABC transporter ATP-binding protein; translated protein: MSTPDPLTEEERLELELAEQARQSSGDWDSVAPGKAANFGRSFARLVGLLRPHAVAFTIVSLLGAVGVVLAVLAPRVLGEATNLIFEGVVSSALGSQFPAGTSQADVVAALQSGGQSDLANMVAAMPGFEIGQGVDFDRLRVVTMSVLAIYIASAFLTWIQGFVINVIMVRTMWRLRESVEAKINRLPLSYFDKVQRGELISRVTNDIDNITQTMQQSLSTVVTSVLTVIGVLVMMFSISWQLAIVALISLPLMAVIFGVIGPRSQKAFGTQWRKVGRLNARVEESFSGHALMKVYGREADSRAKFAAENEELYQAGFRAQFLSGIIMPGMMFIGNLTYVGIAVLGGLMVASGQLRLGDVQAFIQYSQQFTQPLSELGGMAAVIQSGTASAERVFELLDAEEQEPDRPDAPHPVGGEGVIEFDHVRFAYDPEHPLITDLSFRVEPGQTVAIVGPTGAGKTTLVNLLMRFYELDGGRILLDGQDIGEMTRADVRSRTGMVLQDPWLFAGTIRDNIRYGRESATDEEIVAAAEATRVDRFVRSLPEGYETMLDEDASNVSAGEKQLITIARAFVAQPTVLILDEATSSVDTRTELLLQHAMAALREGRTSFVIAHRLSTIRDADLILVMEHGDIVEKGTHEELIAAQGAYWRLYQAQFEQAVADPAEELVPSAAGGEDTAPGQPSDS
- a CDS encoding ABC transporter ATP-binding protein; this translates as MLGKLLVRYLSTYRWLLLGVLVFQFTSAMAALYLPRLNADIIDQGVARGDTAYIWSTGTFMLAISLGQITASIIATYFAARAAMAAGRDIRRDVFEKVSAFSEREVSQFGPGSLITRNTNDVQQVQMLAMMGATMLVTAPLLAIGGVVMALQQDVGLSWLIGVSVPTLLVIAGLVISRMVPLFRRFQTKLDAVNRIMREQLTGVRVVRAFVREHIEEERFRGANTDILIVGRKVGSLFVLLFPLAMLVLNVTVVGVIWFGGIQVDAGTVEIGTLFAFMQYVGQILMGVLMASFMTIMIPRAAVSAERIGEVLASESTLTRPAEPVRVFPRPGAVEFDGVGFTYPGAESPVLHGITFAAEPGETLAIVGSTGSGKTTLVSLIPRLFDATAGTVRVGGVDVREADLDLLWKGIGLVPQRPFLFTGTVASNLRFGREDATDEELWAALEIAQGRDFVEAMEGGLGARIAQGGTNVSGGQRQRLAIARAIVHQPDLLIFDDSFSALDLATDARLRQALWRELPDVTKVVVAQRISTVTGADRIVVLDGGRVVGLGTHRELLETSATYREIVESQLGVEA
- a CDS encoding heat shock protein transcriptional repressor HspR, with translation MSEDEIDEETPVFAIATAADLAGMHPQTLRQYDRLGLVVPARTKGGSRRYSVRHVEQLREVGRLSADGMSLPAIARIIELENRVRDLHARVYELETRMQEELARRPGARVFAAGPSGSVVTLRSGTRVRRATDVVVWRPRRELASDDDSAR
- a CDS encoding DnaJ C-terminal domain-containing protein; the protein is MASQDWFDKDFYATLGVAKDVSDAELKKTYRKLARKYHPDSNQGDSAAEAKFKEISEAYAVLSDKEQREEYDQIRAMGSGARFTAGGQGAGGFEDVFSRFGQGRGGGARFDQAGDFDDFFTMFDRGGASGGFGAGRFGQTSGGFRGYGGPTRGADVMARTTLDFATAAGGETISLQGEDGKPFKVKIPAGVADGQKIRLRGRGRPSPDGGENGDIVVQVSVRPHPVFVRDGLNIRLTVPVTFTEAVLGATIEVPTLGGDTVKLRVAPGTPSGRVLRVKGRGIKTQKGTGDLLAEVQVAVPTHLDDAAREALEAFQALEPKENPRADLMAKARV